A genomic window from Cucumis melo cultivar AY chromosome 8, USDA_Cmelo_AY_1.0, whole genome shotgun sequence includes:
- the LOC127150746 gene encoding uncharacterized protein LOC127150746 produces MLPEVRKKSFVPRGPTTMSELALVRNSGQKLSIQFNEHGQPVGATSKKLQSYIGVCVRQQIPITYNSWKEVPNELKDKIYDCISMSFDLQPNAKHSIFMSASRKFRTFKTTLTQKYILPSKDQPSLLQFPPKIYSHINQEDWESFVDARLSEEWEDYSRIQRERRSKCVYNHHMSRKRYANLAYELVSISN; encoded by the exons atgcttccagaagtaagaaagaaatcatttgttcCACGTGGGCCAACTACTATGTCTGAATTGGCCTTAGTGAGAAATTCTGGGCAAAAGTTGTCCATTCAATTTAATGAACACGGGCAACCTGTTGGAGCCACGTCTAAGAAATTGCAAAGTTACATTGGTGTGTGCGTTCGACAACAGATTCCTATCACATACAACTCTTGGAAAGAAGTTCCGAAtgagctaaaagataaaatctatgattgtatatca atgtCGTTCGATTTACAACCCAATGCTAAACATTCTATATTTATGTCTGCATCAAGAAAGTTCCGAACGTTCAAGACCACGTTAActcagaagtatatacttccatctaaggatcaaccatcactcttgcagtttcctcccaaaatctattctcatataaatcaagaagattgggaatcgtttgtggatgctagactaagtgaagagtgggag gattatagtcgtattcaaagggaaagaaggtcgaaatgcgtatacaatcaccacatgtcacgtaagagatatgctaatcttgcttatgaactagtgagtatttctaattaa